A single Phytohabitans houttuyneae DNA region contains:
- a CDS encoding class I SAM-dependent methyltransferase, giving the protein MLDYDREAKRYDESRGGEPRAAAAAGAVERLLPPGARLLVDVACGTGIVTTRLRRPGRTVVGVDRSTGMTAVAAARLPGAAVVGDATALPVDSGRADAVLMIWLLHLVPDPERIVAEAARLLGPAGRLITTVDKNEGPFAVASDVAELTAPLRRRQGERPDGYRRVVAAASRHGLAPAAETAFVGAGQGRTPRQWVEHIGRDTIPWADKAEADELCRALAALPDQDTPRPDPVYRVVALARASA; this is encoded by the coding sequence GTGCTCGACTATGACCGGGAGGCAAAGCGCTACGACGAGTCGCGCGGGGGTGAGCCGCGCGCGGCCGCGGCGGCCGGCGCTGTCGAGCGGCTCCTGCCGCCCGGCGCGCGGCTGCTGGTCGACGTGGCCTGCGGCACCGGCATCGTCACCACCCGCCTGCGCCGGCCGGGTCGCACCGTCGTCGGGGTCGACCGGTCCACGGGCATGACCGCCGTGGCCGCCGCCCGGCTCCCCGGCGCCGCGGTCGTCGGCGACGCCACGGCGCTGCCCGTGGACTCCGGACGCGCCGACGCGGTGCTGATGATCTGGCTGCTGCACCTCGTGCCGGACCCGGAGCGGATCGTCGCCGAGGCGGCGCGGCTGCTCGGCCCGGCCGGTCGCCTCATCACCACAGTGGACAAGAACGAAGGACCGTTCGCGGTGGCAAGCGACGTCGCGGAGCTGACCGCGCCGCTGCGGCGCCGGCAAGGCGAGCGGCCCGACGGGTACCGCCGGGTCGTCGCCGCCGCGAGCCGGCACGGCCTGGCCCCGGCGGCCGAGACGGCGTTCGTGGGCGCCGGCCAGGGGCGCACGCCGCGGCAGTGGGTCGAGCACATCGGCCGCGACACGATCCCGTGGGCGGACAAGGCCGAGGCGGACGAGCTGTGCCGCGCGCTGGCGGCCCTGCCCGATCAGGACACGCCCCGCCCGGATCCGGTGTACCGCGTCGTCGCCCTCGCCCGCGCCAGCGCGTAG
- the ctaD gene encoding aa3-type cytochrome oxidase subunit I has translation MEPRPSPLTARPWPVREEVRGSFLARTLRSTDAKQIGIMYGVTAFAFFMVGGLMALLMRGELARPGMQFLSPEQYNQLFTMHGTIMLLLFATPIVFAFANYVVPLQIGAPDVAFPRLNAFAYWLFAFGGTLVLAGFITPGGAADYGWTAYTPLSTAEHSPGVGGNMWVVGLVLSGLGTILGAVNMITTILTLRAPGMTMFRMPIFTWNILLTSVLVVLVFPLLAAALLALLADRVLGAHVYDPGHGGPLLWQHLFWFFGHPEVYVVALPFFGIVTEVIPVFSRKPIFGYKGLVGATIAITLLSMSVWAHHMFATGQVLLPFFSFLSFLIAVPTGLKFFNWIGTMWRGQITFETPMLFAIGFLVTFLLGGLSGVMLASPPIDFHVTDTYFVVAHFHYVLFGTIVFAVYAGIYFWFPKATGRMLDERIGRVHFWLTFIGFHTTFLVQHWLGNEGFPRRYADYQPDDGFTTLNTVSTIGSFVLGASTLPFLYNLWRSYRYGQVVTADDPWGHGNSLEWATSSPPPLRNFDRMPRIRSERPAFDAKFPELAAGGQSDAGPPEGGAKPLTSESRGGATYSEDTTTER, from the coding sequence ATCGAACCGCGGCCCAGCCCGCTGACCGCGCGACCGTGGCCGGTGCGCGAGGAGGTCCGGGGCTCGTTCCTGGCCCGCACGCTGCGCTCCACGGACGCGAAGCAGATCGGGATCATGTACGGCGTCACCGCGTTCGCCTTCTTCATGGTCGGCGGGCTGATGGCGCTGCTGATGCGCGGTGAGCTGGCCCGGCCGGGCATGCAGTTCCTCTCGCCCGAGCAGTACAACCAGCTGTTCACCATGCACGGCACGATCATGCTGCTGCTGTTCGCGACGCCGATCGTGTTCGCCTTCGCCAACTACGTGGTACCGCTGCAGATCGGCGCGCCGGACGTGGCGTTCCCCCGGCTCAACGCGTTCGCCTACTGGCTGTTCGCGTTCGGCGGCACGCTCGTGCTGGCCGGCTTCATCACGCCCGGCGGCGCCGCCGACTACGGCTGGACCGCCTACACGCCCCTGTCGACCGCCGAGCACTCGCCCGGCGTGGGCGGCAACATGTGGGTCGTCGGCCTGGTGCTGTCCGGGCTCGGCACGATCCTCGGCGCGGTCAACATGATCACCACGATCCTGACCCTGCGGGCACCGGGCATGACCATGTTCCGGATGCCGATCTTCACCTGGAACATCCTGCTCACCAGCGTGCTGGTGGTGCTCGTGTTCCCGCTGCTCGCGGCCGCCCTGCTGGCGCTGCTCGCGGACCGCGTGCTGGGCGCGCACGTGTACGACCCGGGCCACGGCGGGCCGCTGCTGTGGCAGCACCTGTTCTGGTTCTTCGGGCACCCCGAGGTCTACGTCGTCGCGCTGCCGTTCTTCGGCATCGTCACCGAGGTCATCCCGGTCTTCTCCCGCAAACCCATCTTCGGGTACAAGGGACTGGTCGGCGCCACGATCGCGATCACGCTGCTGTCGATGAGCGTGTGGGCGCACCACATGTTCGCCACCGGCCAGGTGCTGCTGCCGTTCTTCAGCTTCCTGAGCTTCCTGATCGCGGTGCCGACCGGCCTGAAGTTCTTCAACTGGATCGGCACGATGTGGCGCGGCCAGATCACCTTCGAGACCCCGATGCTCTTCGCGATCGGCTTCCTGGTCACGTTCCTGCTCGGCGGGCTGTCCGGCGTGATGCTCGCGTCACCGCCGATCGACTTCCACGTCACCGACACGTACTTCGTGGTGGCCCACTTCCACTACGTGCTCTTCGGCACGATCGTGTTCGCCGTGTACGCCGGCATCTACTTCTGGTTTCCCAAGGCGACCGGCCGCATGCTCGACGAACGGATCGGCCGCGTGCACTTCTGGCTGACCTTCATCGGCTTCCACACCACGTTTCTGGTGCAGCACTGGCTCGGCAACGAGGGCTTCCCCCGCCGGTACGCCGACTACCAGCCGGACGACGGCTTCACCACGCTCAACACCGTCTCCACGATCGGCTCCTTCGTGCTCGGCGCCTCGACCCTGCCGTTCCTCTACAACCTGTGGCGCTCGTACCGGTACGGCCAGGTCGTGACCGCCGACGACCCGTGGGGCCACGGCAACTCCCTGGAGTGGGCCACCTCCTCCCCTCCCCCGCTGCGCAACTTCGACCGGATGCCGAGGATCCGCTCGGAGCGGCCGGCCTTCGACGCGAAGTTTCCGGAGCTGGCCGCCGGCGGCCAGTCGGACGCCGGCCCGCCCGAGGGTGGCGCCAAGCCGTTGACCAGCGAGTCGCGCGGCGGCGCCACCTACTCCGAAGACACCACCACCGAGCGGTAG
- a CDS encoding TOPRIM nucleotidyl transferase/hydrolase domain-containing protein — protein MDLATRRALARRALEGYVSGPTAPIEATARALAKLDSAAALVLVEGISDQIAVETAAAARGRDLAAEQVVVVPIGGAHAIGRFLRGLGPLGGWMRLTGLCDLHEEEVFRRGLVATGVGSPPDRAGMERLGFYTCVEDLEDELIRAVGTTGVEALFDSQGDLGSFRSLQSQPAWRGRDPQAQMRRFLGSGATRKSRYARLLVEAAIARDALPRPLDALLTAV, from the coding sequence ATGGATCTCGCCACCCGCCGCGCGCTCGCCCGCCGGGCGCTCGAAGGCTACGTGAGCGGCCCGACCGCGCCGATCGAGGCGACCGCGCGCGCCCTCGCCAAGCTCGACAGCGCCGCCGCCCTGGTGCTCGTCGAGGGCATCAGCGACCAGATCGCCGTCGAGACGGCCGCCGCCGCCCGCGGCCGGGACCTGGCGGCCGAGCAGGTCGTGGTCGTGCCGATCGGCGGGGCACACGCGATCGGCCGGTTCCTGCGCGGCCTCGGGCCGCTGGGCGGCTGGATGCGCCTGACCGGACTGTGCGACCTGCACGAGGAGGAGGTCTTCCGGCGCGGCCTCGTCGCGACCGGGGTCGGCTCCCCGCCCGACCGGGCCGGCATGGAGCGGCTCGGCTTCTACACCTGCGTCGAGGACCTCGAAGACGAGCTGATCCGCGCTGTGGGCACCACCGGCGTCGAGGCGCTGTTCGACTCGCAGGGCGACCTCGGATCGTTCCGCTCGCTGCAGAGCCAGCCCGCCTGGCGCGGCCGCGACCCGCAGGCGCAGATGCGGCGGTTTCTGGGCAGCGGCGCGACCCGCAAGTCGCGTTACGCGCGGCTGCTCGTCGAGGCGGCCATCGCCCGGGACGCGTTGCCGCGGCCGCTGGACGCGCTGCTCACCGCGGTGTGA
- a CDS encoding endonuclease/exonuclease/phosphatase family protein produces MQGQDVVTEVESPPETPATAKPRRRWGTWGTRLAVTACVGWLALVVAHIVLSGRTYVWGQVDLLPPIVFAAMPVLLAGVALIARRVRWRLTVVCAVALLFGASYSGINVATLWYTPPPAGPGAITVVTWNTMYWDQDMISDGEKTTEDFYSFLRGMNADVYMLHEYAHVDFTPADIFSQVQPIDQRERLREAFPGYQVVIVGRNVTLSRFPVVASRGLDSTPWLPEEFRAVPPAMREYAAFYNSQALRTDVRLPDRVVSFYNAHLYQPPSRLLSLSGDRSRGRVETDRFNDSMRKASLRALEADMDGNSQPIVFGGDLNTTPAMGIRRMLPDQLVDHTRALSSLYPTTWAVGGANSERKFGAPLWRIDWLLSTSDVTVHEYEFVDPKGLSDHRPQRAVLSTG; encoded by the coding sequence ATGCAGGGACAGGACGTGGTGACCGAGGTCGAGAGCCCGCCGGAGACGCCCGCCACCGCGAAACCCCGGCGCCGGTGGGGCACCTGGGGCACCCGGCTCGCGGTGACCGCCTGCGTGGGCTGGCTGGCGCTGGTCGTCGCGCACATCGTGCTCAGCGGCCGCACGTACGTGTGGGGCCAGGTCGACCTGCTGCCGCCGATCGTGTTCGCGGCGATGCCCGTGCTGCTGGCCGGCGTCGCGCTGATCGCCCGGCGGGTCCGCTGGCGGCTCACGGTCGTCTGCGCGGTCGCCCTGCTGTTCGGCGCGAGCTACAGCGGGATCAACGTCGCCACGCTCTGGTACACGCCGCCGCCGGCCGGGCCGGGCGCGATCACGGTGGTGACGTGGAACACGATGTACTGGGACCAGGACATGATCAGCGACGGGGAGAAGACCACCGAGGACTTCTACTCGTTTCTGCGCGGCATGAACGCCGACGTGTACATGCTCCACGAGTACGCACACGTCGACTTCACGCCGGCCGACATCTTCTCGCAGGTCCAACCCATCGACCAGCGGGAGCGGCTGCGCGAGGCGTTTCCCGGCTACCAGGTCGTGATCGTGGGCCGCAACGTCACCCTGTCCCGCTTTCCGGTCGTCGCCTCGCGCGGGCTCGACTCGACGCCGTGGCTGCCCGAGGAGTTCCGGGCCGTACCGCCGGCCATGCGCGAGTACGCCGCCTTCTACAACAGCCAGGCGCTGCGCACCGACGTGCGGCTGCCGGACAGGGTCGTCTCGTTCTATAACGCGCACCTGTACCAGCCGCCCAGCCGGCTGCTGTCGCTCAGCGGCGACCGCAGCCGGGGCCGGGTGGAGACCGACCGGTTCAACGACTCGATGCGCAAGGCCAGCCTGCGCGCGCTCGAGGCGGACATGGATGGCAACTCGCAACCGATCGTGTTCGGCGGCGACCTCAACACCACGCCCGCGATGGGCATCCGGCGGATGCTGCCCGACCAGCTCGTCGACCACACGCGGGCGCTGTCCTCGCTGTACCCGACCACGTGGGCGGTCGGTGGCGCCAACAGCGAGCGGAAGTTCGGCGCCCCGCTCTGGCGGATCGACTGGCTGCTCAGCACGTCCGACGTCACTGTGCACGAGTACGAGTTCGTGGACCCGAAGGGCCTGTCCGACCACCGGCCCCAGCGCGCGGTCCTATCCACCGGCTGA
- a CDS encoding anti-sigma factor, producing the protein MTADLHSLSGAYALDAVDDIERAAFARHLLECESCRIEVAEFQEVAAKLGGADEPPPPGLRDSVLALVSQTSQVTTAEAAPAAGVATLTSLSAKRAERWRRATLGVAAAAVVAIAATWIVMDQRLADERHQVQSLRAERERIYAVMNARDVTMRGANLPDGGRIAAAVSDSEHGGVAMLAGLSDPPAGQIYQMWVFTGGAPKSAALLPAGISGGTLAFDWEPGSSAFAITREPAGGSPAPTMAPLATINLS; encoded by the coding sequence GTGACCGCGGATCTGCACTCGCTGTCCGGGGCCTACGCCCTCGACGCCGTCGACGACATCGAGCGCGCGGCCTTCGCCCGGCACCTGCTCGAGTGCGAGTCGTGCCGCATCGAGGTGGCGGAGTTTCAGGAGGTCGCCGCCAAGCTCGGCGGTGCCGACGAGCCGCCGCCGCCCGGCCTGCGCGACAGCGTCCTGGCCCTCGTGAGCCAGACCAGCCAGGTCACCACCGCCGAAGCCGCCCCGGCCGCCGGCGTCGCCACCCTGACATCGCTTTCGGCCAAGCGGGCCGAGCGCTGGCGGCGGGCCACCCTCGGCGTCGCGGCCGCGGCAGTGGTCGCCATCGCCGCCACCTGGATCGTCATGGACCAGCGGCTCGCCGACGAGCGGCACCAGGTGCAGTCGCTGCGCGCCGAGCGGGAGCGGATCTACGCGGTGATGAACGCCCGCGACGTCACCATGCGCGGCGCCAACCTGCCCGACGGCGGGCGGATCGCGGCGGCGGTCTCGGACAGCGAGCACGGTGGTGTGGCCATGCTCGCCGGCCTGAGCGACCCGCCGGCCGGCCAGATCTACCAGATGTGGGTGTTCACCGGCGGCGCCCCGAAGTCGGCGGCGCTGCTGCCGGCCGGGATCAGCGGCGGCACGCTCGCCTTCGACTGGGAGCCGGGCTCCAGCGCCTTCGCCATCACGCGGGAGCCCGCGGGCGGGTCGCCGGCGCCCACCATGGCGCCGCTGGCGACCATCAACCTCTCCTGA
- a CDS encoding threonine ammonia-lyase, with the protein MASTAFRGGTRMDLDRIRAARHAIDPLFLDTPFYECGPLGRRLGCAVSLKLETANPVRSFKARGTELVTSLLAGGGGDAVVCASAGNLGQALAWSARRRGIRATVVAARGAPAAKLDGIRALGAELQLVDGDIEDARERAVRLAAQRGVRLVEDSLDIETCEGAATIGLELAAGPPIDAVLVALGGGAMATGIGYVMKALRPEVEVICVQPAGAPAMTRSWHARQVVTTDTIDTIADGVAGRHPIPEVLDDLLAVADDAVLVEEASIRAGMRHLLDLAGQVVEPSAALGVAAVREDRARFAGRHVVTVVCGSNVDPAAYRGWVGH; encoded by the coding sequence GTGGCGAGCACAGCGTTCCGCGGCGGTACCCGGATGGATCTCGACCGGATCCGCGCCGCGCGGCACGCGATCGACCCGCTCTTCCTGGACACCCCGTTCTACGAGTGCGGCCCGCTCGGGCGACGGCTGGGCTGTGCGGTGAGCCTCAAGCTGGAGACGGCCAACCCGGTGCGCAGCTTCAAGGCGCGCGGCACCGAGCTCGTCACCAGCCTGCTGGCCGGCGGCGGCGGGGACGCGGTCGTGTGCGCCAGCGCCGGAAACCTCGGGCAGGCGCTGGCCTGGTCGGCCCGCCGCCGCGGCATCCGGGCGACCGTGGTGGCCGCGCGCGGCGCTCCGGCCGCGAAGCTCGACGGCATCCGCGCGCTCGGCGCCGAGCTGCAATTGGTGGACGGCGACATCGAAGACGCGCGCGAGCGGGCGGTGCGGCTCGCGGCGCAGCGGGGCGTCCGGCTCGTCGAGGACAGCCTGGACATCGAGACCTGTGAGGGCGCGGCGACGATCGGGCTGGAGCTGGCCGCCGGCCCGCCGATCGACGCGGTCCTGGTCGCCCTCGGCGGCGGCGCGATGGCCACCGGCATCGGCTACGTCATGAAGGCGCTGCGCCCCGAGGTCGAGGTGATCTGCGTCCAGCCGGCGGGGGCGCCGGCGATGACCCGCTCCTGGCACGCGCGCCAGGTCGTCACCACCGACACGATCGACACCATCGCCGACGGCGTGGCCGGCCGGCACCCGATCCCCGAGGTCCTCGACGACCTGCTCGCGGTGGCCGACGACGCGGTACTCGTCGAGGAAGCCTCGATCCGCGCCGGCATGCGGCACCTGCTGGACCTCGCCGGCCAGGTCGTCGAGCCGTCGGCCGCGCTCGGCGTCGCCGCCGTGCGGGAAGACCGCGCGCGCTTCGCCGGCCGCCACGTGGTCACCGTCGTCTGCGGCAGCAACGTCGACCCGGCCGCGTACCGCGGCTGGGTCGGCCACTGA
- a CDS encoding ABC transporter ATP-binding protein — protein sequence MIEIDGLSKRFGAVDAVRDLTFAVPAGRVTGFLGPNGAGKTTTLRALLGLVRPTAGAALIDGEPYQRLRQPRRVVGAVLEATAAHPGRRARDHLRVLAGPSGAGPRRVEEVLDLVGLREAAGRRVGGFSLGMRQRLGLAGALLGDPRVLVLDEPANGLDPEGMAWLRGLLRDLAGEGRTILVSSHVLSEVAQSADHVVIVASGRLRYAGPLDGLGAGSVVLARTGQAERLRDLLAGHGGEASLEAGAVRVRGMSAEQVGEVAAREGIVLSALSEEGASLEAAFLDLTKDVAAAQPAGAR from the coding sequence TTGATCGAGATAGACGGGTTGAGTAAGCGGTTCGGCGCCGTGGACGCGGTGCGGGACCTCACGTTCGCGGTGCCCGCCGGCCGGGTCACCGGCTTCCTGGGGCCGAACGGGGCGGGCAAGACCACCACCCTGCGCGCCCTCCTCGGCCTCGTGCGACCCACCGCTGGTGCCGCGCTGATCGACGGCGAGCCGTACCAGCGGCTGCGGCAGCCCCGCCGGGTGGTGGGCGCGGTCCTGGAGGCGACGGCCGCGCACCCCGGCCGCCGTGCCCGCGACCACCTGCGGGTCCTGGCCGGCCCGAGCGGCGCGGGTCCGCGACGGGTGGAGGAGGTCCTGGACCTGGTCGGCCTGCGCGAGGCGGCGGGGCGCCGGGTGGGCGGGTTCTCCCTCGGCATGCGCCAGCGGCTCGGCCTCGCCGGCGCCCTGCTCGGCGACCCGCGCGTGCTCGTGCTGGACGAGCCGGCCAACGGCCTCGACCCGGAGGGCATGGCGTGGCTGCGCGGGCTGCTGCGCGACCTGGCCGGCGAGGGGCGCACGATCCTCGTCTCCAGCCACGTGCTCAGCGAGGTGGCGCAGAGCGCGGACCACGTGGTGATCGTCGCCTCCGGCCGCCTGCGGTACGCCGGTCCGCTGGACGGGCTCGGCGCCGGCAGCGTCGTCCTGGCCCGCACCGGGCAGGCCGAGCGGCTGCGCGACCTGCTCGCCGGCCACGGCGGCGAGGCGAGCCTCGAGGCGGGCGCGGTCCGCGTGCGCGGGATGAGCGCCGAGCAGGTCGGCGAGGTCGCCGCCCGCGAGGGGATCGTGCTGTCCGCGCTGAGCGAGGAGGGCGCGTCGCTGGAGGCGGCGTTCCTGGACCTGACAAAGGACGTCGCGGCCGCGCAGCCGGCCGGGGCGCGGTAG
- a CDS encoding ABC transporter permease, which translates to MLSLIGNEWTKLRTVRGPWLLIAIQQAVIVAGVSGLAAAGTDLDTDDGVRTLMSHAGLVSAIFTLVLGVTAVAGEYRHRTVTDTYLATPHRARVVAAKLAVYTLLGTAAGVLSAAVGTAVAALWLAADGSPLDLQSGMVWRIAAGIVAFNLVYAAIGVALGALVRNLTAAVTAALVWIALVETIVGNLLGDLGRWLPNRAGLALGYMPSTVPVLPQWGAGLVLVGYAVVIVVAASATTVRRDVT; encoded by the coding sequence ATGCTGTCGCTCATCGGCAACGAGTGGACGAAGCTGCGCACGGTCCGCGGGCCGTGGCTGCTGATCGCGATACAGCAGGCGGTGATCGTCGCCGGGGTCAGCGGACTCGCCGCGGCCGGCACCGACCTGGACACCGACGACGGGGTCCGGACGCTGATGTCCCACGCGGGCCTCGTCTCGGCGATCTTCACCCTCGTGCTCGGCGTGACCGCCGTGGCCGGCGAGTACCGGCACCGCACGGTCACCGACACCTACCTGGCCACCCCGCACCGGGCGCGGGTGGTCGCCGCCAAGCTCGCCGTGTACACCCTGCTCGGCACCGCCGCCGGGGTGCTCAGCGCGGCCGTCGGCACCGCGGTCGCCGCGCTCTGGCTGGCCGCCGACGGCTCGCCACTGGACCTGCAAAGCGGCATGGTGTGGCGGATCGCCGCCGGCATCGTCGCCTTCAACCTCGTGTACGCCGCGATCGGTGTCGCCCTCGGCGCCCTGGTCCGCAACCTGACCGCGGCCGTGACCGCCGCGCTGGTCTGGATCGCGCTCGTCGAGACGATCGTCGGCAACCTGCTCGGCGACCTGGGGCGGTGGCTGCCCAACCGGGCCGGCCTCGCGCTCGGCTACATGCCGTCCACGGTGCCGGTGCTGCCGCAGTGGGGCGCCGGGCTGGTGCTCGTCGGGTACGCCGTGGTGATCGTGGTGGCGGCGAGCGCCACTACAGTCAGGCGAGATGTCACCTAG
- a CDS encoding TetR/AcrR family transcriptional regulator, translating into MSPRRAKAVTGRAGDDPATALRQHLIDTADDLLAQRPVATITTREIARTAGVSDGVLYNYFADKYELLLAALLRRYHRLADRFAAALPEPGTGTVAGNLHAFARASLDFQADLLPMGVGLISEPALLHRFMETIHADLHGPQANQSRLSGYLLGEQALGRVPAHVDTVAAATLLTGACLSFAIAGHVLPDGVRPDPATALPAAVETLLNGVLARQEHAGAE; encoded by the coding sequence ATGTCACCTAGACGAGCCAAAGCGGTCACCGGCCGGGCCGGCGACGACCCGGCCACCGCGCTGCGCCAGCACCTGATCGACACCGCCGACGACCTGCTCGCCCAGCGCCCGGTCGCCACGATCACCACCCGGGAGATCGCCCGCACCGCGGGCGTCTCCGACGGGGTGCTCTACAACTACTTCGCCGACAAGTACGAGCTGCTGCTGGCCGCGCTGCTGCGCCGGTACCACCGGCTCGCCGACCGGTTCGCCGCGGCGCTGCCCGAGCCCGGCACCGGCACCGTGGCCGGCAACCTGCACGCCTTCGCCCGCGCGTCGCTGGACTTCCAGGCCGACCTGCTCCCGATGGGCGTCGGCCTGATCAGCGAGCCGGCGCTGCTGCACCGGTTCATGGAGACCATCCACGCCGACCTGCACGGCCCGCAGGCCAACCAGAGCCGGCTCTCCGGCTACCTGCTCGGCGAGCAGGCGCTCGGCCGAGTGCCCGCACACGTCGACACGGTCGCGGCGGCGACGCTGCTGACCGGCGCGTGCCTGAGCTTCGCGATCGCCGGCCACGTCCTGCCCGACGGGGTCCGCCCGGATCCGGCCACCGCCCTGCCCGCCGCGGTGGAGACGCTGCTGAACGGCGTCCTAGCCCGGCAGGAGCACGCCGGGGCTGAGTAG
- a CDS encoding FAD-binding oxidoreductase — protein MNSTPRDLEDELRAVVGPAHVLVDGDLRAPYETDWTRRFTGSARCVVRPGSTGEVAAVIRACAAAGAPIVVQGGNTGLVGAGVPAGGEVLVSLTRLSRVEPVDAVEAQVTVEAGVTLERLQAHAREAGLDFGVDLAARSSATVGGMIATNAGGIRVLRHGSMRAQVAGVEAVLADGTVLSRLGGLAKDNTGYDLTHLLAGSEGTLAVVTRARLRLVPLLPARAVALVAVAGTDAALDLLAAARAQLPTLSAAEIFYPDGLDLVRSYAKLPAPFGEPAGAYVVLECSARTDPTDSVLEMLSTCDAVVDATVAADRAGIERLWSYREAHTEAISAAGVPTKLDVCVPLGELSALVAELPATVAAVAPAARVIPFGHLNEGNLHLNVLDTGDRAEEVTDAVLRLVAAHRGTISSEHGVGRAKAPWLPLSRTPEEIEAMRRIKAALDPAGLLSPGVLLPG, from the coding sequence GTGAATAGCACCCCGCGGGACCTGGAGGACGAGCTGCGGGCGGTCGTCGGCCCGGCGCACGTGCTTGTCGACGGTGACCTGCGCGCGCCGTACGAGACCGACTGGACCCGCCGCTTCACCGGCAGCGCGCGCTGTGTCGTGCGGCCGGGCAGCACCGGCGAGGTGGCCGCCGTGATCCGGGCGTGCGCGGCCGCCGGCGCGCCGATCGTGGTGCAGGGCGGCAACACCGGGCTGGTTGGCGCGGGCGTGCCGGCCGGCGGCGAGGTGCTGGTCAGCCTCACCCGGCTCAGCCGGGTCGAGCCGGTCGACGCGGTCGAGGCCCAGGTGACCGTCGAGGCCGGCGTGACGCTGGAGCGGCTGCAGGCGCACGCCCGCGAGGCGGGGCTCGACTTCGGCGTCGACCTGGCCGCCCGCTCCTCCGCCACCGTGGGCGGGATGATCGCCACGAACGCCGGCGGCATCCGGGTGCTGCGCCACGGCAGCATGCGCGCGCAGGTCGCCGGGGTGGAGGCGGTGCTGGCCGACGGCACGGTGCTGAGCCGGCTGGGCGGGCTCGCGAAGGACAACACCGGTTACGACCTGACCCACCTGCTGGCCGGCAGCGAGGGGACCCTCGCCGTCGTCACCCGGGCGCGGCTGCGGCTGGTACCCCTGCTGCCCGCGCGGGCCGTGGCCCTTGTCGCGGTGGCCGGCACGGACGCGGCGCTGGACCTGCTGGCGGCGGCGCGGGCGCAGCTGCCCACCCTGTCCGCCGCGGAGATCTTCTACCCGGACGGCCTCGACCTGGTCCGGTCGTACGCGAAGCTGCCCGCGCCGTTCGGCGAGCCGGCCGGGGCGTACGTCGTGCTGGAGTGCTCGGCCCGCACCGACCCGACCGACAGCGTGCTGGAGATGCTCTCCACCTGCGACGCCGTCGTGGACGCCACGGTCGCCGCGGACCGCGCGGGCATCGAGCGCCTCTGGTCGTACCGGGAGGCGCACACCGAGGCCATCAGCGCCGCGGGCGTGCCGACCAAGCTCGACGTCTGCGTCCCGCTGGGCGAGCTGTCGGCGCTGGTCGCCGAGCTGCCCGCGACGGTGGCGGCGGTCGCGCCGGCCGCCCGGGTGATCCCGTTCGGGCACCTCAACGAGGGCAACCTGCACCTGAACGTGCTGGACACCGGTGACCGCGCCGAGGAGGTGACCGACGCGGTGCTGCGGCTCGTCGCGGCGCACCGGGGCACGATCAGCTCCGAGCACGGCGTCGGGCGGGCCAAGGCGCCGTGGCTGCCGCTGTCCCGTACGCCGGAGGAGATCGAGGCGATGCGCCGGATCAAGGCCGCCCTGGACCCGGCGGGCCTACTCAGCCCCGGCGTGCTCCTGCCGGGCTAG